Proteins from a genomic interval of bacterium:
- a CDS encoding alpha/beta hydrolase: MSDPRLDPRLRAMLAQMPSGQGGDVKDREELLARMNSETAREGAAAFRNFMDLCDNEDVAPSEGLTIETREFTSAPDGNTIKVQLICHADGETRPGVYYIHGGGMMTLSCFDGNYRAWGKIIAARGVNVAMVDFRNCVVASSAPEVEPFPAGLNDCVSGLDWLVEHADELGFDRDRLIVAGESGGGNLTLATALRLNREGRADLVGGFFALCPYIAGEWPQERFPSSIENNGLLLDLHNNVGKHSYGIEAFEKQDPLAWPIFASEDDVRGLPPVVISVNEADPLRDEGIHFYRLLLEAGVEARCRQVMGTIHGTEIFPIACPEISRDTASAIADFCRRPGR; the protein is encoded by the coding sequence ATGTCCGACCCGAGACTCGACCCCCGCCTCCGCGCCATGCTCGCCCAGATGCCTTCGGGACAGGGAGGCGACGTGAAGGATCGCGAGGAGCTCCTCGCCCGCATGAACAGCGAGACCGCCCGCGAAGGGGCGGCGGCCTTCCGCAACTTCATGGACCTCTGCGACAACGAGGACGTCGCCCCCTCCGAGGGCCTCACGATCGAGACCCGCGAGTTCACCTCGGCGCCGGACGGCAACACGATCAAGGTCCAGCTGATCTGCCACGCCGACGGCGAGACCCGACCGGGCGTGTACTACATCCACGGCGGCGGGATGATGACCCTGTCGTGCTTCGACGGGAACTACCGGGCCTGGGGCAAGATCATCGCCGCCCGGGGCGTCAACGTCGCGATGGTCGACTTCCGCAATTGTGTCGTCGCCTCGTCGGCGCCGGAGGTCGAGCCCTTCCCGGCGGGCCTGAACGACTGCGTCTCCGGACTCGACTGGCTCGTCGAGCACGCCGACGAGCTCGGCTTCGACCGTGATCGTCTGATCGTGGCGGGGGAGAGCGGGGGCGGGAACCTGACGCTGGCGACGGCCCTGCGTCTGAACAGGGAAGGTCGCGCGGACCTCGTCGGCGGATTCTTCGCTCTTTGTCCCTACATCGCCGGCGAGTGGCCGCAGGAGCGCTTCCCGTCGTCGATCGAGAACAACGGGCTGCTCCTCGATCTCCACAACAACGTGGGCAAGCACTCCTACGGGATCGAAGCCTTCGAGAAGCAGGATCCCCTCGCCTGGCCGATCTTCGCGAGCGAAGACGACGTGCGCGGCCTGCCGCCGGTCGTGATCAGCGTGAACGAGGCAGACCCGCTCCGGGACGAGGGAATCCACTTCTACCGCCTGCTGCTCGAAGCCGGCGTCGAGGCCCGCTGTCGTCAGGTCATGGGGACGATCCACGGGACCGAGATCTTCCCGATCGCCTGCCCCGAGATCAGCCGCGACACGGCGAGTGCGATCGCCGACTTCTGTCGCCGGCCCGGACGCTAG
- a CDS encoding beta-lactamase family protein gives MSRRPSGRAFLVLLLLLIGCGGDEPPLPAIGEAPDRGELSAWRRFAIDRVLDYRVASGARAGFVALVAREGRVVYARTTGMADLEKQAPMTLDTRFHLASMSKAITAVAALVLVDDGRLGLDDPVAGILPAFASPMVVTGRDAEGEFETDFLEMPITVRHLLTFTSGIGGYAETDDPLDRLWRSPDIEIAGLGTLADRIDHVASRPLYERPGERWRYGWSADVLARVVEVASGQPFDAFLRERIFEPLGMTATGFVDDVPPDAPFARMYTHDEAGELVRETRFDEYYGRGWTPGGGGMVGTGPDYLRFAMMLANGGALEGVRVLREETVAEMTRLHVAEGVLADMGLEGLGWGLGVSVVADETVTLMPSTNGDYWWSGRFGTQFWISPANETVVVVMQQTETSEYSDLPWASTVVQVLAMP, from the coding sequence ATGAGTAGAAGACCGTCCGGACGCGCGTTCCTCGTCCTCCTTCTCTTGCTGATCGGCTGCGGGGGAGACGAGCCGCCCTTGCCCGCGATCGGGGAGGCGCCGGATCGCGGCGAGCTCTCGGCCTGGCGGCGATTCGCGATCGATCGCGTGCTCGACTACCGGGTCGCCAGCGGCGCCCGGGCGGGATTCGTCGCCCTCGTCGCGCGAGAGGGACGCGTCGTCTACGCGCGCACGACGGGGATGGCGGATCTCGAGAAGCAAGCGCCGATGACCCTCGACACGCGTTTCCATCTCGCTTCGATGAGCAAGGCGATCACCGCGGTCGCCGCGCTCGTCCTCGTCGACGACGGACGCCTCGGGCTCGACGACCCGGTCGCCGGAATCCTTCCGGCCTTCGCCTCCCCGATGGTCGTGACCGGGCGAGACGCGGAGGGGGAGTTCGAGACCGACTTCCTCGAAATGCCGATCACGGTCCGACACCTGCTGACCTTCACGTCCGGGATCGGCGGCTACGCCGAGACCGACGACCCGCTCGACCGGCTCTGGCGATCTCCGGACATCGAGATCGCCGGTCTCGGCACGCTCGCCGACCGGATCGATCACGTCGCCTCGCGCCCGCTCTACGAACGCCCCGGCGAGCGTTGGCGCTACGGCTGGTCGGCGGACGTGCTCGCACGGGTCGTCGAGGTCGCCTCGGGCCAGCCCTTCGACGCCTTTCTGCGCGAGCGGATCTTCGAGCCCCTCGGCATGACCGCGACCGGCTTCGTCGACGACGTCCCCCCGGACGCTCCCTTCGCCCGGATGTACACCCACGACGAAGCGGGCGAGCTCGTTCGGGAGACCCGCTTCGACGAGTACTACGGGCGCGGTTGGACCCCGGGCGGCGGCGGCATGGTCGGGACCGGCCCCGACTATCTGCGCTTCGCGATGATGCTCGCGAACGGCGGCGCGCTCGAGGGCGTGCGCGTCCTGCGCGAAGAGACCGTCGCCGAGATGACACGGCTGCACGTGGCCGAGGGCGTCCTCGCGGACATGGGTCTCGAGGGACTCGGCTGGGGGCTCGGCGTGAGCGTCGTCGCGGACGAGACGGTCACGCTCATGCCTTCGACGAACGGCGACTACTGGTGGAGCGGGCGCTTCGGCACGCAATTCTGGATCAGCCCGGCGAACGAGACCGTCGTCGTCGTGATGCAGCAGACCGAGACGAGCGAGTACAGCGATCTTCCGTGGGCGTCGACCGTGGTCCAGGTCCTCGCGATGCCCTGA
- a CDS encoding aldo/keto reductase produces MTSTRRRRLGRSDLEISTLVFGSMGRSRQDEATRARILDAAIDAGMTSIDTAPLYDFGEVESFLGRALAGRRDRVELLSKVGLRWDDEHGEILFSAELDGRRRTVRRDSRPASIRRDVEESLARLRTDVLDLCQIHQPDLRVPLGDALGELERLREEGKIRNIGVSNFEPHELSKSLAHFASAAPRSRLASLQLHYSLLERGAETALLPAAEAGGLGVLAYTPLEGGALSARFVEDAQWRRTRAERDPLFAPPNERPLRAAVERHLSPAARALGVAPSSLALAWVLAQPRITAPIVGASSEAQVAEHAAAWEVSLPPETADEVGSAFAALTIDRTPGLPLRTKLRRKLGRLRNRVSRLGGGGDR; encoded by the coding sequence ATGACGAGCACACGACGAAGACGACTCGGCCGATCGGATCTCGAGATCTCGACCCTCGTCTTCGGCAGCATGGGGCGCAGCCGGCAGGACGAGGCCACGCGTGCCCGGATCCTCGACGCGGCGATCGACGCTGGCATGACGTCGATCGACACGGCCCCCCTCTACGATTTCGGCGAGGTCGAATCGTTTCTGGGGCGGGCGCTCGCAGGACGGCGCGACCGCGTCGAGCTCCTCTCGAAGGTCGGCCTCCGCTGGGACGACGAGCACGGCGAGATCCTCTTCTCGGCCGAGCTCGATGGACGGAGACGAACGGTCCGTCGCGACTCGCGGCCGGCCTCGATCCGACGCGACGTCGAAGAGAGCCTCGCGCGCCTCCGGACCGACGTCCTCGATCTCTGCCAGATCCATCAGCCGGATCTGCGCGTCCCCCTCGGCGACGCGCTCGGCGAGCTCGAGCGCCTGCGCGAGGAAGGGAAGATCCGGAACATCGGCGTGTCGAACTTCGAGCCGCACGAGCTCTCGAAGAGCCTGGCGCACTTCGCGAGCGCCGCGCCCCGCTCCAGGCTCGCCTCCCTGCAGCTCCACTACAGCCTCCTCGAGCGCGGCGCCGAAACCGCGCTCCTCCCCGCCGCGGAGGCCGGCGGCCTCGGCGTGCTCGCCTACACGCCCCTCGAAGGGGGCGCCCTGTCCGCCCGCTTCGTGGAAGACGCACAGTGGCGGCGGACGAGAGCCGAGCGTGATCCGCTCTTCGCGCCTCCGAACGAACGGCCCCTCCGAGCCGCTGTAGAGCGACACCTCTCGCCGGCGGCCCGGGCGCTCGGCGTCGCGCCGAGCTCCCTCGCCCTCGCCTGGGTCCTCGCGCAACCGCGCATCACCGCGCCGATCGTCGGCGCCTCGAGCGAGGCCCAGGTCGCGGAACACGCGGCGGCGTGGGAGGTGTCGCTTCCGCCCGAGACCGCCGACGAGGTCGGCAGCGCCTTCGCCGCGCTCACGATCGATCGCACGCCGGGCCTCCCGCTCCGCACGAAGCTGCGCCGGAAGCTGGGAAGGCTCCGGAACCGCGTGAGCCGGCTCGGGGGTGGAGGAGACCGATGA
- a CDS encoding PQQ-like beta-propeller repeat protein — MTTIMVSLRRWGSAHCIPSILVAALVTVAPLASNAQTVDPLPVVDASGAEIAVLDPLVGRVDEIEPADGAAIAPVEAALNGFGLTDGVEVVLESSVDPESGREVLSDGTVLGEAPATSEPEAEASRRPGHPTIVRFTTRSGYTTRYRRGTSILLMGSAATYTLSDGSSWRSGAGVTTTGSALYDRTEVDGDTVRHYLRFTGEPLLYRQTDYDSGDHSSAGTLHAAGELYFEATIGSPTAQLRGGALIVSNGFANYQDERFNHWDAIEGSVVPFSLPYTLVGGVWNATTFQGDFDYRREAGWVDFANPISTPRLVSLAVQGPGRIAGSSTVEFFATGTYDNGVTDNFNADALWTATSPSIASVDAGRLTVGAVPVEGIEVTITAILTTPNGPLFGSNTVEVLPRNVLEGAAGTWPTFQGNRRHDGYVPMQVDPDDFRVRFERAYALEGSLHPVAAGDGMVFATVPSRFRAGTHLVALDARDGEVVWSRDLGEASSVNPPAYFYGTVYVQTGKSTSSAALPPLVRAFDGETGDEIWRASFGAQWERYKAPTPFDGHVYVNGGYYGGMYSFDAFTGENEWFAQLPQYDNWTPAVEDDYAYAYVGGDFFAIDRATGEQFLQIDDPGWTWRGYDMDLAPVLGGRDDVFVINGGRLIRFDLETERIGYVQNYGFDGQPSIRDGVVYGVTSQGLTGLEQETGTPIWSWSPGPGRTLVGQMIVTDSHIFVGDGTRTYAVEIASRRNDWTIDRAGHMSLADDTLYIANEQTITAVSMPAYIPVDPVSMSITGPSSVPENSTAHYTAWVTYEDGRVRERTALADWRIDPATMAAIDEGILTVPELFVPEQDIEILATYTEDDVVVMASTDARVVIDGSIDDFIRRNLEAARLLRSSLDGILSEARQREEAALAVLDEVAKKQREGPPTPDAAAAARGHTAMVLKKATLTEDLVAGSIDELDRAVAALDDAPKPDPGDDGKDDESGAAAVGAVDPATPASSMPEKWYSQGVDFLMGLIGF; from the coding sequence TTGACGACGATCATGGTCTCGCTTCGGAGATGGGGCTCTGCCCACTGTATTCCCTCGATCCTCGTCGCCGCGCTGGTGACCGTCGCGCCGCTCGCATCGAACGCGCAGACCGTCGACCCGCTCCCCGTGGTCGACGCCTCCGGCGCCGAGATCGCCGTCCTCGACCCGTTGGTGGGCCGTGTCGACGAGATCGAGCCGGCCGACGGGGCTGCGATCGCTCCGGTCGAGGCGGCTCTGAACGGATTCGGCCTGACCGATGGGGTCGAGGTGGTCCTCGAGTCGAGTGTCGACCCCGAGTCCGGTCGAGAGGTGCTCTCCGATGGAACCGTCCTCGGTGAGGCGCCGGCGACGAGCGAGCCGGAAGCCGAGGCGAGTCGCCGACCGGGGCATCCGACGATCGTCCGGTTCACCACGCGCTCCGGTTACACCACGCGCTACCGACGCGGGACGTCGATCTTGCTGATGGGGAGTGCGGCGACGTACACCCTGAGCGACGGGAGCTCCTGGCGATCCGGCGCAGGGGTCACGACGACCGGCAGCGCCCTCTACGATCGGACCGAGGTCGACGGCGACACGGTTCGACACTACCTGCGCTTCACGGGCGAGCCGCTCCTCTATCGACAGACGGACTACGACTCCGGTGACCACTCATCGGCCGGGACCCTGCACGCCGCCGGAGAGCTCTATTTCGAAGCGACGATCGGGTCTCCGACGGCCCAGCTTCGGGGCGGCGCGTTGATCGTCTCGAACGGCTTCGCGAACTACCAGGACGAGCGATTCAATCATTGGGATGCGATCGAAGGCTCGGTCGTGCCTTTCTCGCTCCCCTACACCCTGGTCGGCGGGGTCTGGAACGCGACGACCTTCCAGGGGGACTTCGACTACCGGAGAGAGGCGGGCTGGGTCGACTTCGCCAACCCGATCTCGACGCCGCGACTGGTCTCCCTCGCGGTTCAGGGGCCCGGGCGAATCGCCGGGTCGTCGACGGTCGAGTTCTTCGCCACCGGCACCTACGACAACGGGGTGACCGACAACTTCAATGCGGACGCCCTCTGGACGGCGACGTCACCTTCCATCGCTTCGGTCGATGCAGGACGATTGACCGTCGGCGCCGTGCCCGTCGAGGGGATCGAAGTCACGATCACTGCGATCCTCACGACGCCGAACGGGCCGCTCTTCGGCTCCAACACCGTCGAGGTCCTCCCGCGGAACGTGCTCGAAGGCGCCGCCGGGACCTGGCCGACATTCCAGGGCAATCGCAGGCACGACGGCTACGTCCCGATGCAAGTCGATCCCGACGACTTCCGCGTACGCTTCGAGCGAGCGTACGCGCTCGAGGGCTCGCTCCATCCCGTCGCGGCGGGTGACGGCATGGTCTTCGCGACGGTCCCGAGCCGGTTCCGGGCGGGGACGCATCTCGTGGCGCTCGACGCGCGAGATGGTGAAGTCGTCTGGTCCCGGGATCTCGGGGAAGCCTCGTCGGTCAACCCACCGGCCTATTTCTATGGGACCGTCTACGTCCAGACTGGAAAGAGCACGTCGAGCGCGGCGCTGCCGCCGCTCGTCCGGGCATTCGACGGCGAGACCGGCGACGAGATCTGGAGAGCGAGCTTCGGTGCGCAATGGGAGCGCTACAAGGCGCCGACGCCCTTCGACGGTCACGTCTACGTGAACGGTGGCTACTACGGCGGGATGTACAGCTTCGACGCATTCACCGGCGAGAACGAGTGGTTCGCGCAGCTGCCCCAGTACGACAACTGGACGCCCGCGGTCGAAGACGACTACGCGTACGCGTACGTCGGAGGTGACTTCTTCGCGATCGACCGTGCCACGGGGGAGCAGTTCCTGCAGATCGACGATCCCGGTTGGACCTGGCGCGGGTACGACATGGATCTCGCACCGGTGCTCGGGGGCAGGGACGACGTCTTCGTGATCAACGGAGGTCGGCTGATCCGCTTCGATCTCGAGACGGAGCGAATCGGATACGTCCAGAACTACGGTTTCGACGGGCAGCCTTCGATCCGCGACGGGGTCGTCTACGGCGTGACGTCGCAGGGACTCACTGGATTGGAACAGGAGACCGGCACGCCGATCTGGAGCTGGTCTCCCGGTCCGGGCCGCACGCTCGTCGGGCAGATGATCGTGACGGACTCGCATATCTTCGTCGGGGACGGGACGCGCACCTACGCCGTGGAGATCGCTTCGCGTCGCAACGACTGGACGATCGACCGCGCGGGTCACATGTCGCTCGCCGACGACACGCTCTACATCGCGAACGAGCAGACGATCACGGCGGTTTCGATGCCGGCCTACATCCCGGTTGATCCCGTGTCGATGTCGATCACCGGTCCGTCCTCGGTTCCGGAGAACTCGACCGCCCACTACACGGCGTGGGTCACCTACGAAGACGGGCGCGTGCGGGAGCGGACGGCGCTCGCGGACTGGCGGATCGACCCCGCGACGATGGCGGCGATCGACGAGGGGATCCTCACGGTTCCCGAGCTCTTCGTGCCCGAGCAGGACATCGAGATCCTCGCGACGTATACCGAGGACGACGTCGTCGTGATGGCCTCTACCGACGCCCGGGTCGTGATCGACGGATCGATCGACGACTTCATCCGTCGGAATCTGGAGGCAGCTCGGCTCCTTCGTTCGAGCCTCGACGGGATCCTGTCGGAGGCTCGACAGCGGGAGGAAGCCGCGCTCGCCGTCCTCGACGAAGTGGCGAAGAAGCAGCGCGAAGGACCGCCGACGCCGGACGCGGCGGCCGCTGCCAGGGGTCATACCGCCATGGTCCTCAAGAAGGCGACCTTGACCGAAGACCTGGTGGCGGGCTCGATCGACGAGCTCGATCGGGCGGTCGCGGCGCTCGACGACGCGCCCAAGCCGGACCCGGGAGACGACGGGAAGGACGACGAGTCCGGCGCTGCGGCGGTCGGTGCCGTGGATCCCGCGACGCCTGCGTCGTCCATGCCGGAGAAATGGTACTCGCAAGGGGTGGACTTCCTGATGGGGCTGATCGGGTTCTAG
- a CDS encoding PfkB family carbohydrate kinase, with protein MKTDFASRRLRERREELAALRVATIGGANVEHGYSLPGEFEADAKYSVPPQPRQAGGSSVNHACRLLALGVEVHPVLPLAKADPQSSVIVDALDAAARTGGAAFHTRDLFVPGGELVTPYTTIIRQGASRAVLNEFSPDLMAAFPEHVERHLKRLGSPRGRPDVVVVGHVHADRKRKSRGEVGFAGEITERVLAAPELQGIPKVVNFGSAQFKLGTKRWEKTLRDHVDVFQLDIGEVRRFCRDADLPDGSLASILGWFRDRCTVVVSLERFGAIGQLAGSDRPVAAWPYLIEEVVDSTGAGDAMGAGIVASLALDRFVLESDDGPESPLAMALAAGRACAAHACTTIGGAADCPDLDRLVAFEKKGRLPGRKRGVQTDLSEHELFLIDRAFDA; from the coding sequence ATGAAGACCGACTTCGCGAGCCGACGTCTTCGCGAGCGACGCGAAGAGCTCGCCGCGCTGCGGGTCGCGACGATCGGGGGCGCGAACGTCGAACACGGGTACTCGCTCCCGGGCGAATTCGAGGCGGACGCGAAGTACTCGGTCCCGCCCCAGCCGCGTCAGGCCGGGGGCAGTTCGGTGAATCACGCCTGTCGGCTGCTCGCCCTGGGCGTCGAGGTGCATCCGGTGCTGCCCCTCGCCAAGGCCGACCCGCAGAGCAGCGTGATCGTCGACGCGCTCGACGCCGCGGCGCGCACGGGCGGCGCCGCGTTCCACACCCGGGATCTCTTCGTGCCGGGCGGCGAGCTCGTCACGCCGTACACGACGATCATCCGACAGGGCGCCTCCCGCGCCGTTCTCAACGAGTTCTCTCCGGACCTGATGGCGGCCTTCCCGGAGCACGTCGAGCGGCACCTGAAGCGACTCGGATCGCCGCGCGGTCGACCGGACGTGGTCGTCGTCGGTCACGTCCACGCGGACCGCAAGCGCAAGTCGCGGGGCGAGGTCGGTTTCGCCGGCGAGATCACCGAACGGGTCCTGGCCGCACCCGAGCTGCAGGGCATTCCCAAGGTCGTGAATTTCGGCAGCGCCCAATTCAAGCTCGGTACGAAGCGATGGGAGAAGACGCTGCGCGACCACGTGGACGTGTTCCAGCTCGACATCGGCGAGGTGCGCCGCTTCTGCCGCGACGCCGACCTCCCGGACGGCTCCCTCGCCTCGATCCTCGGCTGGTTCCGGGATCGCTGTACGGTGGTCGTTTCCCTGGAGCGTTTCGGCGCGATCGGCCAGCTCGCAGGCAGCGACCGACCGGTGGCGGCCTGGCCCTACCTGATCGAGGAGGTGGTCGACTCGACCGGGGCCGGGGATGCGATGGGCGCCGGGATCGTCGCGAGCCTCGCCCTCGACCGCTTCGTACTGGAGTCCGACGACGGACCGGAATCGCCGCTCGCGATGGCCCTCGCGGCGGGACGGGCCTGCGCGGCCCACGCCTGCACGACGATCGGTGGCGCCGCGGACTGCCCCGACCTCGATCGTCTGGTGGCCTTCGAGAAGAAGGGGCGGCTCCCCGGCCGAAAGCGCGGCGTCCAGACCGACCTGTCCGAGCACGAGCTCTTCCTGATCGATCGTGCCTTCGACGCCTAG
- a CDS encoding MFS transporter produces the protein MPDTPAPASYPRRKIFVLSSLALFTAGTSFALRGAIIADVVAELSPGSATLAGSLLGTAFLGFGTTLLLASVFLDTIGMGRALFACALCFAAGTGLAISGSGEGATGLIRAGFLLSGLGWGFMEAAVNPLTAALHPEDKTNRLNIVHAWWPAGILLGTLVALFGASQGFGWRAQLAVVLLPAAGCIALFVGTPFPRTERATLGVSMRGMFSEIPRHPMFLVWWACMLLTAAAELAPNQWFDFALTKSIGIRGAWIVIYVSAMMFVFRHFAGPIAHRLSNLTMLWGSAVLAVIGLWILPLADSPISGFLAATVWGLGVCFLWPTMLANVSERYPKGGELFIGLMGVAGALSIQYVLPALGSITDSVKNELAGSADAFATLSAAEQAPLLQAANERAFHTLAGFVALLIVVFGAIAISERARSDSAER, from the coding sequence ATGCCCGACACGCCCGCGCCCGCGTCCTATCCCCGCCGCAAGATCTTCGTCCTCTCGTCCCTCGCGCTCTTCACCGCCGGAACGAGCTTCGCGCTCCGGGGCGCCATCATCGCGGACGTCGTCGCCGAGCTCTCCCCGGGCTCCGCGACCCTGGCCGGCAGCCTGCTCGGAACCGCCTTCCTCGGATTCGGAACGACCCTGCTCCTCGCGAGCGTCTTCCTCGACACGATCGGCATGGGGCGGGCCCTCTTCGCCTGCGCGCTCTGCTTCGCCGCGGGAACCGGGCTGGCGATCAGCGGCTCGGGAGAAGGCGCGACCGGCCTCATCCGCGCGGGCTTCCTCCTGTCGGGCCTCGGGTGGGGCTTCATGGAGGCGGCGGTCAATCCGCTCACCGCCGCACTCCATCCCGAGGACAAGACGAATCGTCTGAACATCGTCCACGCCTGGTGGCCGGCGGGGATCCTCCTCGGGACCCTCGTCGCGCTCTTCGGTGCGTCCCAGGGCTTCGGCTGGCGCGCGCAGCTCGCCGTCGTCCTGTTGCCCGCCGCGGGCTGTATCGCTCTCTTCGTCGGGACGCCCTTCCCACGCACGGAACGGGCGACACTCGGCGTCTCGATGCGCGGAATGTTCTCGGAGATCCCGAGGCACCCGATGTTCCTCGTGTGGTGGGCGTGCATGCTGCTCACCGCCGCCGCCGAGCTCGCCCCGAATCAGTGGTTCGACTTCGCGCTCACGAAGTCGATCGGGATCCGCGGCGCGTGGATCGTGATCTACGTGTCCGCGATGATGTTCGTGTTCCGGCACTTCGCCGGCCCGATCGCCCATCGCCTCTCCAACCTCACGATGCTGTGGGGCTCCGCGGTGCTCGCGGTGATCGGGCTCTGGATCCTTCCCCTCGCGGACTCGCCGATCAGCGGCTTCCTCGCCGCGACGGTCTGGGGGCTCGGCGTCTGCTTCCTGTGGCCCACCATGCTCGCGAACGTCTCCGAGCGCTATCCGAAGGGCGGCGAGCTCTTCATCGGACTGATGGGCGTCGCGGGGGCGCTCTCGATCCAGTACGTGCTCCCAGCCCTGGGCTCGATCACCGACTCGGTCAAGAACGAGCTGGCGGGGAGCGCCGACGCCTTCGCGACGCTCTCGGCGGCGGAGCAGGCCCCGCTGCTCCAGGCCGCGAACGAACGCGCCTTCCACACCCTCGCCGGCTTCGTGGCGCTCCTGATCGTCGTGTTCGGGGCGATCGCGATCTCCGAGCGGGCGCGCAGCGATTCGGCGGAGCGCTAG
- a CDS encoding divalent metal cation transporter, whose amino-acid sequence MSEADDGTDDGGGPDDWQGLRLASAPDPGALQWERAALRSLAARPFGARMRGYLRMLGPGYLQSAMTLGGGTVSSALFAGAIFGVDLLWVAPVGMALGLVMLTAIAWQTLSTGVRPWPAMRAHAGPFFAWAWAIGALLASIIWQFAQYALASAVLVDMAEVVGFEGVPPFAAGLFVLVWAIFVSGLYGRSPAAVRTYERVLRLMVWGIVLCFAWVVIRTGLPEPAALFRGLFPTSLPETRNGVAAATLVLSGLSAAVGVNMVFLYPYTLLAKGWGREHRELAIVDLLMGMFVPYAIAVSLVVIATANTLHLDPSYEGMRLSPVEAAQVLAQAVGPVAGRLVFGLGVLGMAMSSITLQMLTCGFVAVELFDVTVGSRAHRFATWLPVPGVLGCVYWSDIAVWVAIPTNIVCGLFLPAAYLGFCLLQRSRAYLGDDRPSGPLGRLWLAAMFGVTGFLAVFLVSYVRDALA is encoded by the coding sequence TTGAGCGAAGCGGACGACGGAACGGACGACGGCGGGGGTCCGGACGACTGGCAGGGGCTTCGACTCGCGAGCGCGCCGGACCCCGGCGCGCTGCAGTGGGAACGCGCCGCGTTACGAAGCCTCGCCGCGCGGCCCTTCGGCGCGCGCATGCGGGGCTACCTGCGCATGCTCGGACCGGGCTATCTCCAGAGCGCGATGACGCTCGGGGGCGGGACGGTTTCGTCCGCCCTCTTCGCCGGTGCGATCTTCGGCGTGGATCTCCTCTGGGTCGCTCCGGTCGGTATGGCCCTCGGCCTGGTGATGCTGACTGCGATCGCGTGGCAGACCCTCTCGACCGGCGTCCGCCCCTGGCCGGCGATGCGGGCGCACGCGGGCCCCTTCTTCGCCTGGGCGTGGGCGATCGGGGCGCTGCTCGCTTCGATCATCTGGCAGTTCGCCCAGTACGCCCTCGCCTCGGCGGTGCTGGTCGACATGGCCGAGGTCGTCGGCTTCGAAGGCGTTCCGCCCTTCGCGGCGGGTCTCTTCGTGCTCGTCTGGGCGATCTTCGTGAGCGGTCTCTACGGGCGATCGCCCGCGGCGGTGCGGACCTACGAGCGCGTGCTGCGGCTGATGGTCTGGGGGATCGTCCTCTGCTTCGCCTGGGTCGTGATCCGGACGGGGCTCCCCGAGCCGGCCGCGCTCTTCCGGGGACTCTTCCCCACCTCGCTCCCGGAGACCCGGAACGGCGTCGCCGCGGCGACCCTCGTCCTGTCCGGCCTCTCCGCGGCGGTCGGGGTGAACATGGTCTTCCTCTATCCGTACACGCTGCTCGCGAAGGGCTGGGGTCGGGAGCACCGGGAGCTCGCGATCGTCGACCTCTTGATGGGCATGTTCGTGCCCTACGCGATCGCGGTCAGCCTCGTCGTGATCGCGACGGCCAACACGCTCCATCTCGACCCGAGCTACGAGGGCATGCGTCTCTCGCCGGTCGAAGCCGCGCAGGTCCTCGCCCAGGCGGTCGGACCGGTGGCCGGGCGGCTCGTCTTCGGGCTCGGCGTGCTCGGGATGGCGATGTCCTCGATCACGCTCCAGATGCTGACCTGCGGGTTCGTCGCCGTGGAGCTCTTCGACGTGACGGTCGGCAGCCGCGCCCACCGCTTCGCGACCTGGCTCCCGGTCCCCGGCGTCCTCGGCTGCGTCTACTGGAGCGACATCGCCGTCTGGGTCGCCATCCCGACCAACATCGTCTGCGGTCTCTTCCTGCCCGCGGCGTATCTCGGCTTCTGCCTGCTCCAGCGCAGTCGCGCCTATCTCGGCGACGACCGGCCCAGCGGTCCGCTCGGCCGGCTCTGGCTGGCGGCCATGTTCGGCGTGACCGGCTTCCTCGCGGTCTTCCTCGTCTCCTACGTCCGCGACGCGCTCGCATAG